One window of the Microvirga mediterraneensis genome contains the following:
- a CDS encoding FadR/GntR family transcriptional regulator has product MTSDLVNLSGLELTDRTPVPRGIVEHLQRLILKGGLKAGQRLPSQRELAEQLGVSRPSVREALTVLETMGLVTVRVGSGMFVAKPDARRPLWRYSDRCTPADVYEARLGLEGYAARLAAARVDEAAKERLRRCTDAMHEALRASDVISLAVSDTEFHDMIFEFSGNPVLAAMYRPVREMLVESQRLPMAQLERLSETVREHEAILEGIVGQNPDMAEAAMQSHIRSAAGRFGITL; this is encoded by the coding sequence ATGACGAGTGATCTAGTGAACCTGTCGGGATTGGAGCTCACGGACCGCACCCCCGTGCCACGCGGCATCGTCGAGCATCTCCAGCGCCTGATTCTGAAAGGCGGCCTTAAGGCTGGCCAGCGTCTTCCTTCCCAACGGGAGCTGGCAGAGCAGCTCGGGGTCAGCCGACCATCGGTTCGGGAGGCGTTGACCGTGCTCGAAACCATGGGTCTTGTGACGGTGCGGGTGGGCAGCGGGATGTTCGTCGCGAAGCCCGATGCACGCCGGCCGCTCTGGCGCTACTCAGACCGCTGCACCCCCGCAGACGTTTACGAGGCCCGCCTGGGACTGGAGGGTTACGCCGCCAGGCTCGCAGCCGCTCGCGTCGACGAAGCCGCCAAGGAACGCCTTAGGCGCTGCACCGACGCCATGCACGAGGCACTCAGGGCAAGTGACGTGATCAGCCTCGCGGTCAGCGACACAGAGTTTCACGATATGATCTTTGAGTTCTCGGGCAATCCGGTTCTCGCTGCCATGTACCGGCCAGTCCGCGAAATGCTCGTTGAAAGTCAAAGACTTCCCATGGCGCAACTCGAACGCCTGAGTGAAACTGTTCGTGAGCATGAGGCCATTTTGGAAGGGATAGTCGGTCAAAATCCCGACATGGCCGAAGCAGCAATGCAAAGCCACATCCGTTCGGCTGCGGGCCGGTTCGGCATCACGCTCTGA
- a CDS encoding transporter substrate-binding domain-containing protein, which translates to MTVKLTRRSTFAVTVTALLTMSAGSMALAADMKVGANVGNIPWEFQDEKGEIVGFEVDLAKEVGKRLNMNVSFVNIPFNGLFAAVQSGQVDAAVSSITITKKRLESVSFAQPYYDSDQSLAVRANSGIKNLDGMAGKVAAVDTGSTGDMWSTQNQQKYKFSDIRRYEGLSPAMLDLAAGRIDGYISDIPAVQYYIKDKPAYQVVERIPTGEQYSMMFAKNSALAEKVNAEITKMKQDGTLAKIHEKWFGAKAEPSSATVKVMEMPKL; encoded by the coding sequence ATGACAGTGAAATTAACCCGGCGCAGCACATTCGCCGTGACAGTTACCGCCCTGCTGACGATGTCGGCCGGGTCGATGGCGTTGGCTGCGGACATGAAGGTCGGGGCGAATGTCGGCAACATTCCCTGGGAGTTCCAGGACGAGAAGGGCGAGATCGTCGGCTTCGAGGTCGACCTTGCCAAGGAAGTCGGCAAACGCCTGAACATGAACGTGTCCTTCGTGAACATTCCGTTCAACGGCTTGTTCGCGGCAGTGCAATCGGGGCAGGTCGATGCGGCCGTCTCGTCGATCACCATCACCAAGAAGCGGCTCGAGTCGGTGTCGTTCGCTCAGCCCTATTACGACAGCGACCAGTCGCTGGCGGTGCGGGCGAATTCAGGAATCAAGAACCTGGACGGGATGGCGGGGAAGGTGGCCGCGGTCGATACCGGTTCGACCGGTGACATGTGGTCGACGCAGAACCAGCAGAAATACAAGTTCTCCGACATCCGTCGCTATGAAGGTCTGTCGCCCGCGATGCTCGATCTCGCGGCGGGCCGTATCGACGGCTACATCAGCGACATCCCGGCCGTCCAGTATTACATCAAGGACAAACCCGCCTACCAGGTGGTGGAACGCATCCCGACCGGCGAGCAGTATTCGATGATGTTCGCGAAGAACAGCGCGCTTGCGGAAAAGGTCAATGCCGAGATCACCAAGATGAAGCAGGACGGAACCCTGGCGAAGATCCACGAAAAGTGGTTCGGCGCCAAGGCGGAACCGAGCTCGGCGACCGTGAAGGTCATGGAGATGCCGAAGCTCTAG
- a CDS encoding amino acid ABC transporter permease, translating into MSIFDTFLNWKVFVQTLPLLLSGLTTTLALGVTAIIFGFIGGLALALVRLYAGSPLRQVAIAYIDVFRSIPILVLLVVIYYALPFVGLRLSPFAAAASALSLVSAAYSAEIFRAGIEAVPKGQFEAAHALGLSPWRLMGDVVLPQALRIVIPPITSNSINVMKDTALASVVAMPDLLKQATQAQALAANPTPLISAAFIYILILLPLVRLVGILEKRLAVRGR; encoded by the coding sequence ATGTCAATCTTCGACACCTTCCTGAACTGGAAGGTCTTCGTCCAGACTCTCCCGCTGCTCCTGTCGGGCCTGACCACCACCCTGGCGCTGGGCGTCACGGCCATCATTTTTGGGTTCATCGGTGGATTGGCCCTCGCGCTGGTCCGTCTGTATGCCGGATCGCCCCTGCGGCAGGTGGCCATCGCCTATATCGACGTCTTTCGGTCCATTCCGATCCTGGTCCTGCTCGTCGTAATCTACTACGCATTGCCCTTCGTCGGGTTGCGCTTGTCGCCCTTCGCCGCAGCCGCCTCCGCCCTCAGCCTCGTATCCGCCGCGTATTCCGCGGAGATCTTCCGAGCAGGCATCGAGGCCGTGCCTAAGGGACAATTCGAAGCCGCCCACGCGTTGGGCCTGAGCCCGTGGCGGCTCATGGGCGACGTCGTCCTGCCGCAGGCGCTGCGGATCGTGATCCCGCCCATCACGTCGAATTCCATCAACGTGATGAAGGACACGGCTCTCGCCTCCGTCGTGGCGATGCCGGACCTGCTCAAGCAGGCCACGCAGGCCCAAGCGCTTGCGGCGAATCCGACGCCCCTCATCAGCGCGGCCTTCATCTACATCCTGATTCTGCTGCCGCTCGTGCGCCTCGTCGGGATTCTTGAGAAACGACTTGCAGTGAGGGGACGATGA
- a CDS encoding amino acid ABC transporter ATP-binding protein, whose amino-acid sequence MTRPIIEMNNVVKTFGMFQALHGIDLSVKEGEIVVIIGPSGSGKSTLIRCINQLEEHNAGAIVVDGTEVGRGRKRAALTEVGMVFQSFNLFPHMTVLRNVALGPVRVRGLSWAEAEERARRLLTRVGLADQAVKYPAQLSGGQQQRVGIARALAMEPKVLLFDEPTSALDPEMVGEVLDVMQQLARTGVTMVVVTHEMGFARKVADRVVFMDGGRIVEQGTPDEIFNAPRDPRLRSFLQAVLSH is encoded by the coding sequence ATGACGCGCCCGATTATCGAGATGAACAACGTCGTTAAGACCTTCGGCATGTTCCAGGCCCTGCACGGCATCGACCTCAGCGTGAAGGAGGGTGAGATCGTCGTGATCATCGGCCCTTCCGGTTCGGGAAAATCCACGCTCATCCGCTGCATCAACCAGCTCGAGGAGCACAATGCCGGCGCGATCGTCGTCGACGGGACGGAGGTCGGGCGCGGCCGCAAGCGGGCTGCGCTGACCGAGGTAGGCATGGTGTTCCAGAGCTTCAACCTCTTCCCGCACATGACCGTGCTGCGTAACGTCGCGCTTGGTCCAGTCCGCGTGCGCGGCCTGTCCTGGGCGGAAGCGGAGGAGCGCGCGCGGCGTCTCCTGACCCGGGTCGGGCTCGCCGATCAGGCGGTGAAGTACCCGGCGCAACTCTCCGGCGGGCAACAGCAACGCGTCGGCATCGCCAGGGCGCTCGCCATGGAGCCGAAGGTCCTGCTCTTCGACGAGCCGACCTCCGCGTTGGATCCTGAGATGGTCGGCGAGGTTCTGGACGTGATGCAACAGCTCGCCAGGACAGGAGTCACCATGGTCGTGGTGACGCACGAGATGGGGTTCGCCCGCAAGGTTGCCGATCGGGTCGTGTTCATGGACGGAGGGCGCATCGTCGAGCAGGGGACGCCCGACGAGATCTTCAATGCGCCGCGCGATCCGCGCCTCAGAAGTTTCCTTCAGGCCGTCCTGTCACACTAG
- a CDS encoding ureidoglycolate lyase, which produces MQTLSPRRLTPSAFSPFGEMLYFDQERSRLVNDGRALRVDTEARFDYTSPDGEPVLAVYRAQGGPLPMRLMTFERHPLSSQTFVALSAERFLIVVAPQGRAGLPDLDRAEAFVGHRGEGVNYARNLWHAPIAAIDADGDFLMFMWERGAPEDCILHHLHEPLVVGSIQPSAA; this is translated from the coding sequence GTGCAGACACTTTCGCCCAGGCGCTTGACGCCATCAGCCTTCAGCCCCTTCGGCGAGATGCTGTACTTCGACCAGGAGCGCAGCCGCCTCGTGAACGACGGGCGGGCCTTGCGCGTCGACACCGAAGCCCGTTTCGATTACACGTCTCCGGACGGCGAACCGGTGCTCGCCGTTTACCGGGCCCAAGGCGGACCGTTGCCGATGCGGCTGATGACTTTCGAACGACACCCTCTGTCGTCCCAGACCTTCGTGGCCCTCTCGGCCGAGCGCTTCCTGATCGTCGTCGCACCGCAAGGCCGGGCCGGGTTGCCCGATCTGGACCGTGCGGAGGCGTTCGTCGGTCATCGGGGCGAAGGGGTCAATTACGCTCGCAATCTTTGGCATGCTCCCATCGCCGCAATCGACGCGGATGGCGACTTTCTCATGTTCATGTGGGAACGCGGCGCCCCCGAAGATTGCATTCTTCATCATCTCCATGAGCCGCTTGTCGTCGGCTCCATTCAACCGTCCGCAGCATAG
- a CDS encoding cysteine desulfurase-like protein — protein sequence MSLDLAFVRSQFPALKDDFAYFDNAGGSLVLRNVAERISDYLLTTSVQTGASYEHSQRATNRLMESRAKIARLLGAGRPEEIVLGPSTTVLAQFLSRAMEGRLKPGDEIVVTNFDHESNIGPWRSLEKRGIVIKEWTIDRDSYEIDLDQLDQLMTERTRLVAVTHASNILGTINPVKEIARRVHERGAQIVVDAVAYAPHRAVNVVDLDVDYYIFSFYKTYGPHFAVMYGKYDHLLELDGLYHYFYGREKVPMKLEPGNTNYELAWGSAGIVDYLDRLGGGAGDRAAIDAAFDKITAHETLIGEQLLAYLRDRNDIRIVGRRHGTEDGRVPTIAFKVEGRDSSEIVKAVDADRIGIRHGDFHSRRLIEYLGLADRNGVVRVSMVHYNTAEEVRRLIDSLDRALA from the coding sequence ATGTCTCTCGATCTCGCCTTCGTCCGCTCGCAGTTTCCCGCCCTGAAGGACGATTTCGCGTATTTCGACAATGCGGGCGGTTCCCTCGTCCTGCGCAATGTCGCCGAGCGAATCTCCGACTATCTCCTGACCACGAGCGTTCAGACCGGCGCCAGCTACGAGCATTCCCAACGGGCCACGAACCGGCTCATGGAATCGCGTGCGAAGATCGCACGGCTCCTGGGCGCAGGCCGCCCGGAGGAAATCGTTCTCGGGCCTTCGACCACTGTCCTCGCTCAGTTCCTGTCCCGCGCCATGGAAGGCCGGCTCAAGCCCGGCGACGAGATCGTCGTCACGAACTTCGACCATGAATCGAATATCGGTCCCTGGCGCTCCCTGGAGAAGCGGGGCATCGTCATCAAGGAATGGACCATCGACCGGGACAGCTACGAGATCGACCTGGACCAGCTCGACCAGCTGATGACCGAACGGACACGGCTCGTGGCCGTGACGCACGCCTCGAACATCCTGGGAACCATCAATCCGGTCAAGGAAATCGCGCGCCGCGTGCATGAGCGGGGCGCTCAGATCGTCGTCGACGCCGTCGCCTATGCTCCCCACCGGGCGGTGAACGTGGTCGATCTCGACGTGGACTACTACATCTTCAGCTTTTACAAGACCTACGGGCCCCACTTCGCCGTGATGTACGGCAAGTACGACCATCTGCTCGAACTCGACGGGCTCTATCATTACTTCTACGGGCGCGAGAAGGTGCCGATGAAGCTCGAGCCCGGCAATACGAATTACGAACTGGCTTGGGGCTCCGCCGGGATCGTCGACTACCTCGATCGCCTCGGAGGCGGAGCCGGTGACCGTGCCGCCATCGACGCGGCCTTCGATAAGATAACCGCGCACGAAACCCTGATCGGCGAGCAGCTCCTCGCCTATCTCCGCGATCGAAACGACATCCGGATCGTCGGCCGGCGCCATGGCACGGAGGATGGTCGCGTGCCGACGATCGCGTTCAAGGTCGAGGGTCGCGATTCGTCCGAGATCGTGAAGGCGGTGGATGCTGACCGAATCGGCATTCGTCATGGCGACTTTCATTCGCGCCGGCTGATCGAGTATCTCGGTCTCGCGGATCGCAATGGCGTCGTGCGCGTCTCGATGGTTCACTACAATACCGCCGAGGAGGTGCGCCGGCTGATCGACAGCCTGGATCGCGCACTGGCCTGA
- the hydA gene encoding dihydropyrimidinase, with translation MELDLAIVGGTVVTASDTIACDVGILGDKIVTLGRELKAKRVIDASGLLVMPGGIDSHVHIAQPSGPEVTMADDFASATASAAAGGNTMVLPFALQQRGTSLRAAVEEYRREAEGECYVDTAFHLIISDPTPEVLGQELPALIKDGYTSFKIFMTYDDLVLRDREILDVFDVARREGALVMVHAEGYDAIRYMTERLEREGKTSSYYHAVSRPEIVEREATHRAISHAELVDVPVMIVHVSGREAMEQIRWAQTRGLKVYAETCPQYITLTADDLRDLNMDMSGAKYVCSPPPRDAESQEAIWEGLRNGIFQTFSSDHCPFLFNSPAGKLNPKSRTSFRWVPNGIPGVETRLPILFSEGVVKGRISLNRFVELTSTNHAKLYGLYPKKGSIGVGFDADIVLWDPERKETIRQDILHHGSDYTPWEGFEVTGWPVMTLLRGKVVSNAGAIVGEKGRGQILARELSTYARSSQHAS, from the coding sequence ATGGAACTCGATCTCGCAATCGTCGGCGGCACGGTCGTTACCGCATCCGATACCATCGCGTGCGACGTAGGCATCCTCGGCGACAAAATCGTCACGCTCGGCCGGGAGCTCAAGGCAAAACGGGTGATCGATGCGTCCGGTCTTCTGGTCATGCCGGGTGGGATCGACAGCCACGTGCATATCGCTCAGCCCTCCGGGCCCGAAGTGACGATGGCGGACGACTTCGCGTCGGCGACGGCATCCGCCGCCGCCGGCGGCAACACGATGGTCCTGCCGTTCGCCCTCCAGCAGCGGGGGACCTCCTTGCGCGCCGCCGTTGAGGAATACAGGCGCGAGGCCGAGGGCGAGTGCTATGTCGACACGGCCTTCCATCTCATTATTTCCGACCCGACGCCGGAGGTGCTGGGTCAGGAGCTTCCAGCCCTCATCAAGGACGGGTACACCTCCTTCAAGATCTTCATGACCTATGACGACCTGGTTCTTCGCGACCGCGAAATCCTCGATGTCTTCGATGTCGCGCGCCGGGAAGGAGCCCTCGTCATGGTCCACGCCGAGGGCTACGACGCCATTCGGTACATGACTGAGCGGTTGGAGCGAGAGGGCAAGACCTCATCGTACTACCATGCCGTATCCCGGCCAGAAATCGTCGAACGGGAAGCGACCCACCGGGCGATCAGCCATGCGGAGCTCGTGGATGTTCCGGTCATGATCGTCCACGTGTCGGGCCGCGAGGCGATGGAGCAGATCCGGTGGGCGCAGACGCGTGGCTTGAAGGTCTATGCCGAAACTTGCCCGCAATACATCACCCTCACGGCCGATGACCTGCGCGACCTCAACATGGACATGAGCGGCGCAAAATACGTCTGCTCTCCGCCACCGCGCGACGCGGAGAGCCAGGAGGCGATCTGGGAGGGCCTGCGCAACGGGATCTTCCAGACCTTCTCGTCCGACCACTGCCCGTTCCTGTTCAACAGTCCGGCCGGCAAGCTGAACCCGAAATCCAGAACGTCGTTCCGGTGGGTCCCGAACGGCATTCCGGGCGTGGAGACGCGCCTTCCTATCCTGTTCTCGGAAGGCGTCGTGAAAGGCCGCATTTCCCTCAACCGCTTCGTGGAGCTGACGTCCACCAATCACGCGAAGCTCTATGGTCTCTATCCGAAGAAGGGTTCCATCGGCGTCGGCTTCGATGCCGATATCGTCCTATGGGATCCGGAGCGGAAGGAAACCATTCGCCAGGATATTCTTCACCACGGCTCCGACTACACTCCCTGGGAGGGTTTCGAGGTCACCGGTTGGCCCGTCATGACGCTGTTGCGAGGAAAGGTCGTGTCAAACGCCGGTGCCATTGTCGGCGAGAAGGGTAGGGGGCAAATCCTGGCGCGCGAGCTGTCGACCTATGCCCGGTCCTCGCAGCACGCAAGCTGA
- a CDS encoding dihydrodipicolinate synthase family protein, with translation MTRLNEDARGVYVIALTPFTENGALDLESTDRMVDFYLDRGATGLTVLGMMGEAQKLTTEESQTYVRRILKRVNDRVPVVAGVSAPGFAQMKALTDMVVSDGAAGVMIAPPSSLRNDQQIVTYYKQAADQIGDVPFVLQDFPLATSVTIPVPVIQAIIDQIPTCVCLKHEDWPGLAKITALRTMAAQSGGRRISILCGNGGMFLPEEMARGADGAMTGFAYPEMMRDVVRLCNAADLERAQDLFDAYLPLARYEQQPGLGLAIRKYIMAKRGAIASPALRKPGGELSRDDIAEIERLIARQARRLAELA, from the coding sequence ATGACAAGACTGAATGAAGATGCCAGGGGCGTCTATGTGATCGCGCTCACGCCCTTCACCGAGAACGGAGCACTCGATCTGGAAAGCACCGACCGGATGGTGGATTTCTATCTGGACCGTGGAGCGACCGGACTGACGGTGCTGGGCATGATGGGCGAGGCACAGAAGCTCACCACGGAGGAATCTCAGACCTATGTCCGGCGCATCCTGAAGCGTGTGAACGACCGCGTCCCGGTCGTGGCGGGCGTATCAGCTCCAGGCTTTGCCCAGATGAAGGCGCTCACCGACATGGTGGTGAGCGACGGGGCGGCAGGCGTCATGATCGCGCCCCCGTCGTCCCTGCGCAACGATCAGCAGATCGTGACCTATTACAAGCAGGCCGCCGATCAGATTGGTGACGTTCCCTTCGTGCTGCAGGATTTCCCGCTGGCGACGAGCGTCACCATTCCGGTGCCGGTCATTCAGGCCATCATCGATCAGATCCCGACCTGCGTCTGTCTCAAGCATGAGGATTGGCCGGGTCTTGCGAAGATCACCGCCCTGCGGACGATGGCGGCTCAATCCGGCGGTCGGCGCATCTCCATTCTCTGCGGCAACGGCGGCATGTTCCTGCCGGAGGAGATGGCGCGCGGAGCAGACGGCGCCATGACGGGGTTCGCCTATCCGGAGATGATGCGCGACGTCGTGCGTCTTTGCAACGCGGCCGACCTGGAGCGTGCTCAAGATCTGTTCGACGCCTATCTGCCCCTCGCCCGCTATGAGCAGCAGCCGGGCCTTGGACTGGCGATCCGCAAATACATCATGGCGAAGCGCGGGGCCATCGCGTCACCGGCCCTGCGCAAGCCGGGTGGTGAGCTCTCCCGTGACGATATCGCCGAGATCGAGCGGCTCATTGCCCGTCAGGCCCGGCGACTGGCGGAGCTCGCGTGA
- a CDS encoding ABC transporter substrate-binding protein, whose protein sequence is MNSAVTIVQPRLRLEDPHDCTDANDILAVFDAIYDGLVRYGRDGGFVPGLAAEWRADPEARHWTFTLREGLTFHDGSPCDAEAVCLSLRRMARPDKGYTLGAPGVWHQYLGDAVIEPADRLTVDIRLSRPIADLLDILVYGYVVAPSALARYESGDTKMPVGTGPYRLTEVIDGQEVRLERFENWHGERPANAVIRFKLEPDAQKRLAMLQSGEAQVANSLDFRASMELEARGDRTRVVFLAPVSIIYLFNAARGPLSDPRIRRALNLAVDRKALIEQIVHGAAQPLTGFVGPAHFGSDPTMDEGPDLEEARRLLAEAGYANGLVLEVDCPTRLPDEAQALTKAVSDQVSAIGVSLNVHLHEDREAYAHGVRLKKVRDMCVFDSSPLSTFRVLAEKIDARVAGSWWLGYHNEAVERLLDTARQTSDDAAREALYRQAYRHLQDDPAWFYLYNPLRVTGLAGSHPDWRMRRDGVLDVAALPALAHAERSA, encoded by the coding sequence ATGAATTCCGCTGTCACGATCGTCCAGCCACGCCTCCGGTTGGAGGATCCCCACGACTGTACCGACGCGAACGACATTCTCGCCGTCTTCGATGCGATATACGACGGGCTCGTCCGGTACGGCCGTGATGGCGGCTTCGTACCCGGATTGGCGGCCGAATGGCGTGCCGACCCGGAGGCGCGGCACTGGACGTTCACGCTCCGGGAAGGACTGACCTTTCATGACGGCAGCCCATGCGACGCCGAAGCCGTCTGTCTTTCCCTGCGCCGCATGGCCCGCCCAGACAAGGGCTATACCCTCGGCGCTCCCGGCGTGTGGCACCAATATCTCGGCGATGCGGTCATCGAACCCGCAGACCGCCTGACGGTCGACATCCGCCTGTCCCGTCCCATCGCGGACCTGCTCGATATCCTGGTCTACGGATATGTGGTCGCCCCCTCGGCACTCGCACGCTATGAATCGGGCGACACGAAGATGCCCGTCGGAACCGGACCCTATCGGCTGACGGAGGTGATCGACGGCCAAGAGGTTCGGCTGGAGAGGTTCGAGAACTGGCATGGGGAGCGCCCAGCCAACGCGGTGATCCGTTTCAAGCTCGAGCCGGATGCCCAGAAGCGGCTGGCCATGCTGCAATCGGGTGAGGCGCAGGTCGCAAACAGCCTTGATTTTCGTGCCTCAATGGAACTGGAGGCGCGCGGCGACCGCACGCGGGTCGTGTTCCTTGCACCTGTATCCATCATCTATCTCTTCAATGCGGCAAGAGGACCGCTGTCCGATCCGCGCATCCGCCGGGCGCTCAATCTGGCCGTCGACCGGAAGGCGCTGATCGAGCAAATCGTACATGGCGCGGCGCAACCGTTGACGGGCTTCGTGGGTCCGGCGCATTTCGGAAGCGATCCGACCATGGATGAAGGCCCCGACCTCGAAGAGGCGCGCCGCCTTCTGGCGGAGGCCGGATATGCCAACGGACTGGTGCTGGAGGTCGATTGCCCGACACGCCTGCCCGATGAGGCGCAGGCCCTGACGAAGGCGGTCTCAGATCAGGTTTCCGCCATCGGCGTGTCCCTGAACGTCCATCTTCACGAGGACCGCGAGGCTTATGCTCACGGCGTCCGTCTGAAGAAGGTACGCGACATGTGCGTGTTCGATTCAAGCCCTTTGAGCACGTTCCGCGTGCTGGCCGAGAAGATCGACGCTCGCGTCGCGGGCTCCTGGTGGCTGGGCTATCACAACGAGGCGGTCGAACGGCTGCTCGACACAGCCCGGCAGACCTCCGACGACGCCGCGCGGGAAGCCCTCTATCGTCAGGCCTACCGGCACCTTCAGGACGATCCGGCCTGGTTCTACCTCTACAATCCGCTGCGAGTGACGGGCCTCGCGGGTTCTCATCCCGACTGGAGGATGCGGCGCGACGGTGTGCTCGACGTGGCGGCCTTGCCGGCCCTCGCGCATGCAGAGCGGTCGGCTTGA
- a CDS encoding ABC transporter ATP-binding protein → MTVPVLEVRELVKAFPIGGGLFERLRFDKGRLSAPQKILRAVNGVSLSIAPGEVMALVGESGCGKSTVAKTIARIYEPSSGEIRIDGEDISHLAFRQMRPVRRKVQMIFQDPYASLDPRQRVKDIVIEPRRAQDGRALSRKALEEEAVALLARVGLNAEQANRYPHQFSGGQRQRIGIARALSVRPKLIIADEPVSALDVSIQAQILNLMMDLRDELGLSYLFVSHDLSVVHHIADRIGVMYLGFMVETASRDQLFNHPKHPYTKALLSAAPTVDKALRKPEIEIAGEVPSALRLPQGCCFRTRCPFAFDRCAIERPALRQQPDGSSVACHLSDSTA, encoded by the coding sequence ATGACGGTCCCTGTTCTGGAGGTTCGCGAACTCGTCAAGGCCTTCCCGATCGGCGGAGGCCTCTTCGAAAGACTGCGTTTCGATAAGGGCCGTCTATCAGCGCCGCAGAAGATCCTGCGCGCGGTCAATGGGGTCAGCCTGTCGATCGCACCCGGGGAAGTGATGGCGCTGGTGGGCGAGTCCGGCTGCGGCAAGTCGACGGTCGCCAAGACCATCGCCCGCATCTACGAACCTTCCTCCGGCGAGATCCGCATCGATGGGGAGGATATTTCGCATCTCGCGTTCCGGCAGATGCGTCCGGTGCGGCGCAAGGTGCAGATGATCTTTCAGGATCCTTATGCTTCCCTCGATCCGCGCCAGCGGGTGAAGGACATCGTGATCGAGCCTCGGCGCGCTCAAGATGGGCGCGCCCTGAGCCGCAAGGCCCTGGAAGAAGAGGCGGTGGCCCTGCTCGCCCGAGTCGGCCTCAACGCCGAGCAGGCCAACCGTTATCCCCACCAGTTTTCCGGTGGACAGAGGCAGCGCATCGGCATTGCCCGGGCCCTCTCGGTTCGTCCGAAGCTGATCATCGCCGATGAGCCGGTATCGGCTCTCGACGTCTCGATCCAGGCTCAGATCCTCAACCTGATGATGGATCTGCGCGATGAACTCGGCCTGTCCTATCTGTTCGTCTCGCATGACCTCTCGGTCGTTCATCACATCGCCGACCGGATCGGCGTGATGTATCTCGGTTTCATGGTCGAGACCGCCAGCCGCGATCAGTTGTTCAATCATCCTAAGCATCCCTATACGAAGGCCCTGCTTTCTGCCGCGCCGACTGTCGACAAGGCGTTGCGCAAACCTGAGATCGAAATCGCCGGCGAAGTGCCGAGCGCGCTCCGCCTGCCCCAGGGCTGCTGCTTCCGCACGCGCTGCCCTTTCGCGTTCGACCGCTGCGCCATTGAACGTCCTGCCTTGCGGCAACAGCCCGATGGCAGCTCCGTCGCCTGCCATCTTTCCGATTCAACGGCCTGA
- a CDS encoding ABC transporter ATP-binding protein, translated as MDLRLSWAVHHVPRLRHQPVRGFPARRTQSPSAMNDEERSTMSETLLDIRGLKTHFHTFGGLVKAVDGVSFDVKKGEVVGLVGESGGGKSVIGFSILRLIDPPGRIEAGEILFNGDDLAKKSEEELRAVRGGEIAMVFQDPMTSLNPVYTIGRQMDEMLQLHTDLDETARRARCIRMLEDVGISEAESRLDAYPHQFSGGMRQRVVIAIALLAGSRLIIADEPTTALDVTVQSQILKLMRRQISERGAAMILVTHDLAVVSEMADRVVVLYCGKVVERGRTEDVIAQPAHPYTRGLLDSIPRITDRQHRLRQIPGTVPDIRKLGTGCSFRDRCFRARPLCAEKTPELAPVRQSLHAACHFPLNEVEA; from the coding sequence GTGGACCTCCGCCTTTCCTGGGCTGTTCATCATGTTCCTCGTCTTCGGCATCAACCTGTTCGGGGATTTCCTGCGCGACGAACTCAATCCCCGTCTGCGATGAATGATGAAGAAAGAAGCACGATGAGTGAGACGTTGCTCGATATCCGTGGATTGAAGACTCATTTCCACACGTTCGGCGGTCTGGTGAAAGCCGTCGATGGCGTCAGCTTCGACGTCAAAAAGGGCGAGGTTGTCGGTCTGGTCGGCGAGTCCGGGGGCGGCAAGTCCGTCATCGGCTTCTCGATCCTGCGATTGATCGATCCACCCGGGCGGATCGAAGCCGGAGAGATACTCTTCAATGGTGATGATCTTGCCAAGAAAAGCGAGGAAGAGTTGCGCGCCGTTCGCGGCGGCGAGATCGCCATGGTCTTCCAGGACCCGATGACGTCGCTCAATCCCGTCTATACCATCGGCCGGCAGATGGATGAGATGCTTCAGCTGCACACGGATCTCGACGAAACCGCCCGTCGCGCGCGATGCATCCGAATGCTCGAAGACGTGGGGATTTCCGAGGCGGAAAGTCGCCTCGATGCCTATCCGCATCAATTCTCCGGCGGGATGCGTCAACGGGTCGTCATCGCGATCGCTCTTTTGGCCGGGTCCCGCCTGATCATCGCGGACGAGCCGACGACGGCTCTGGATGTGACCGTGCAGTCGCAGATCCTCAAGCTGATGCGCCGTCAAATTTCCGAGCGTGGCGCGGCGATGATCCTGGTCACCCACGACCTTGCGGTCGTATCGGAAATGGCCGACAGGGTAGTGGTCCTCTACTGCGGCAAGGTTGTCGAGCGTGGGCGGACCGAAGACGTCATTGCCCAGCCTGCCCATCCCTATACACGCGGTCTTCTCGACAGCATTCCGCGCATCACGGACCGCCAGCATCGGCTGCGGCAGATCCCCGGCACGGTGCCAGACATCCGGAAGCTCGGAACGGGCTGCAGTTTCCGGGATCGATGCTTCCGGGCGCGGCCGCTTTGCGCAGAGAAGACTCCGGAGCTTGCTCCTGTCCGGCAATCGCTGCACGCGGCCTGCCATTTCCCGCTCAACGAGGTCGAGGCATGA